Below is a genomic region from Brassica rapa cultivar Chiifu-401-42 chromosome A08, CAAS_Brap_v3.01, whole genome shotgun sequence.
attttttggttcaaatcaaaacggataactaatcgaatcaaaatttatgaatattttgctcaattttatccgtaaacaataaaaataatatatatataatttagcttttgattcgttatctatttttattcgaaccgaaaaatctagagttttattggaactatgtatgtgagttttatattaaaaaaaatcacaaagtacgtagtgtgaacacatttatgattatagtgtgaacgcgttagcatatttattatcaaatcattgtgaagctgccacgtgtctattataatgtgaatgcatttattacaatgcttctcttttaatatataagggattttaaaatacaaaggaaaatatttctgaacaattttctataattttgattaaaaatgaATGGAATgaatatatttcattttcaaCCAATTCCCTTCTCTTTTATAACCAATTCCTCTATAATTCTATTTCATGGTTACCATTGACAATGTTAAATTTTTGAATAACCGGGAATGTTTCCTAATTCATTATTCTTTTTGCTTTATTACAGGGACTTGCAGTACTAAACATGGTACTTTGCAAGTTGTTGGATAAAAGCGTTACGGATTTTCATAGGAAGATAAATCTTGCGTTGCGGCTTGTTGATCTCTATCAGCCTTACCTCTTTTTCTATGGGGTGTAAGTGACTTTTTGAGCTTCTCACTAAGTTTTTTTCTCTAATCTAATGTGGtttgagatttaaaatatactagACCAggacccgcgcaaccgcgcgggtatttattttcaattttaaattttagttatacaAAAGATTTTTTGGGGTAAATTATACTAAATGAGTAAATGTTATACTTGTGTTACATAGTTATTGTAATGTGTTTTGAAATTCGACCCCGATTCGAGATCGAACCGGTAAATCTGGTGACCTATATGTAATCATCCGGTTTGGgtttaaaaaaactattatataaaaatccgataaaaattgtaaaaatcgTTAAAATCTGGAATCTGACTACCTGATCAACCATTGCTTGACCGAGTAGATAACtcctaattatttttttctttagattttttttaattatattattaaaatatgttttatattctaagtaaGAAGTTAGTTTTTTACCATCATCTAGACTTTGATTGCCAAAACCGcacgtatattttttttttggttatactAAAAGATTCATTTGTAAAATATAATCTTcatagattttttaatttttttaataaaaatatgaagaaaataGAGAACTTGTATCATGGATTAACGATTTTTTGGTTATACTTAAcgattttacatattttatcggatttttatataatagattatgatttttaaaaatgaatgtataaattaaattaaaataattacaaaTTAATTATGGGCTTAAGTTTGTATAAAGATACATAATATTTTGGGTCCTCTTAAATTAGTTGAGACCCATAATTTTagctaattatttaattattctaTGAGAAAGTTAACagtagaaaaaataatttgagaTGGAAAATATTTACAAACATATATTTACACACGCTAAttatttagttaattattttgaattaatTGTTATTAGATATGAAAACCGATTGTATTGTTACCAAAGGTGGTTGGAAGAATAATTCAAAATAGGAAATCCCTATAAATATGCATTTACACTTGCATTTACATGATTCAAAATAgaaatttctataaatatgcattatactcatttttttaaatcaaagttAAATTTAGGATATGCATTAATTAAACTGTAAAAGACaagaatttttaaaagtaagtaaatttattacttcagtggcatatgattgtaaataaaatgaaaaattaaggGGTAATTTATAagggtacttctcttttaataatatagatgttaaCGTTATGCTATGTGATTACATATGTTCAGATTTGATGATTCAAACACAGAAAAACTGCAAAGAATGGTGTTGAAAACCGGAGTCGAAACTGAGATGTTCTATTTTGATCCAAAGATTATCAACTGGGACGACTATTTTGTGAAGACACATATTCCTGGGTTGGTTAAGTACGTTTTCTAGTGATATCATTtcagtaatatttattttatcgtGATCAAAAGAGTAGAAACTATGTGGAAGTTATACTACTCGTTGGTTTGTTTTCATATGGCTATGTTTTCAAAAGTGTGTTATTGACCTgggtttttttatttcttatttcttATTTCAGCATCTGTATCTCTATAAAGTTATTTTTtcaatatagttttattttactGTCGTAATCTATATGAGTTAATAGTAGCTTATATTGAAAATAACTACTAATTCCATATTAATAATAGTAATCCCAAAGGTAAATATCTCGGAACTCCGTGACGAACAATGCACTAAATCAACAAATTAAATGGTCTGAATATACTGGCCCACTGTGTAAATAGCATAAGCAGACGTGTAAAGCAATCTCAATGGAGAATTCTTTCTTTGGGATTCTCAAAATACacatatatgtgtgtatatataactaaatattattgtttaattatgagatttttaaatagACAATTAAGTAGATATACCACTTTTAGACCAGAATTAGCAAACTACCCGTTTTGCTGATAAACCCAATAACCTTTGTAGCTTAACTGTATGAACTTCCTGAAATGTCCTGCCATTAGCCACATTAGGAATGAGGTTGACCGCGAAAACATTGGGAACTATTTTGATAAATCTCCAAGTACGATTTCGTAGCCAGCTAAGGCTTACTTAAGTCTGTTGTAGGTTAGTTCTAAACCACATGTTTAAATTACAATTATTTAACATTACTAATACCAACCATTGTATAGTTAgtcatatattaatattattatttgttaagTTATATTTTAGTCGTATTTCTTATTTGTTATCTCATGTACATATTAGATTCACTTACAAAACATCCTCACTAACACATATTTTAGCGATTAATATAACGCTCACTAAACACACAAAAGGTTAACCATAATATATAATTCGTTACTACATTAGGAATTGTATTATGTTGGTGTAACCGCTAACATGTatgttaggtttttttttttttaacaggaggTTCAAAGGTGACCCGTAATCCGCACGTAGTTTCCGTTTGCTCAAAGGCCCGTAATCCGCACGTGGTTTCCGATTACCAACCATCTAATCCCCCTGGCCCGGAACCAGCCGACACTAATACCCATTACCCAAGGACCCGACACCAACGCCGTGATAATTTTTAACTTAGGGAGGGCATAAAGCATTCCGTGACCACAGGGGGTATTCGAACCCGGGTCCGTATTGGTGTGTTAACTACCTCAAGACCACTAGTCCACCATCCCGTGGTTATGTATGTTAGATATACACAAATTTATCATATGAATTGTGCAAACTAGCATccgttaaaacataaataatatcaaataactaGAAAAATATCGACtaacataaaatattaaaattttaaatttaaaaaacacCAGTAAATTATAGATAATATTAGTATTTAAATTTACTAGTTAAATATAACACTAGTATGTAAGTGGTAATGTATTACATAGTTTAAAGTTAGAcgataaaaaaatgttaaatgcaAAACTGTATGCTGATGTTGATGCAGGTTGCATCGGAGGCGGCACTGCAGAAGCTGAAGACTGGTAGCGGATCCGATGAATTGCAGGCGTTGAGAAGTCACAGTTTTACGACCGAGGAAACATAGTCTTCTTGAAAACATGCTTTTTACTGATAAGCCAAACTATGTTATCCCAtacgtttgctacttaatcatgCGACCAAAAATCAGTTTTAGCTAGGATGGAGTCTCCATCCTTTTCTACAAGCGACATTATCTCCACTTATAACATTAAACACAACACAtaataaacttatattttaacTGCTACAATTGACATTAACATTTAACTAAATAGATATCGTCTATAGTTATTAATACTTGacacaacaaaaaatataaacataatcCCAGTATATAGAAGTAGTATTGCATAAAGTTAAAGAGTTTGGTTTCTATACATACTGTATAATAACAGCTACACAATGATGTGTCGTCTAACTAGATTGTTGTCGTCTACAACTATTATTATTGAATACACTATGGGTTACCATCTAACTATCTATACTCCAAAACACTTTGTCGTCCTCAATAGATGATCTACTAAACTCTTCTATTTAAAATCTAATGAAGAGTAATAAATGTTACAATATAAGTTGTCAGCTAATTAAAAAGATATCGTTATAGAATAGGTTTCCCTAGGCAAATAACAAAAAGTACAAActtaaataaatctcaaacaTATAAACATATGTTGGAGAGTAATGAAAGAATTATCGACTAAGTTATCTATAATATATTCTATACACTATGGGTTACCATGTAACTAAATCACTATCACTATgggttacaaaatattttaaagtatataGATGAGTAAGCATTATGTTAAGTGGTAAAGAATAAGTTAAAGTCGATGAAAGATATTAGACCCTAACTTCCCAACAAGAGACACCAGATttatgtcttcttcttcatttagACATGCTTTGAGGTCTGAAGATATTGTATCTTCCCCATctcaaaaagttaaaaaccagTAGTTTAACAGTTAGGACTTGGAAAGGACAAAAATATTAGAACAAAATGAGAAGAAATCACACACAATTAAGGACTTAGTGATAGTGATTTCACTTAAGTTTTGAAAATGGAGGATTAATAATTatcagaaaaaaatgaaaaacgtaTTAGTTTATCTAAGCTCTAACACAAAACCTGAGCTAGGATAATGTAGGTGTACAGAGCCATAGGGTTATTTTGGTATTAAATAGAAGTATACAGTTTATGTAATAGTGATCGGGTAGTTTGCAAATTATGGTCGAAATGATGTATATGCACTCTAATTTCTCTTTCTTAAAACTACAAAAATTCCAACCGAAAATATCTAAGTAGAATTTTTGTCTTGTACTTGTACTTGATCCGATCAAGTACTTGcctatatttttaatacttgcAAATTACTTGGTAATACTTGATACTTATTTATTTaggtttaaaactttaaaactaaATGTACCAGAACTGATAAGTACAACTAAACATGGAATAAGTACTTTTATTTTTCCATATGCTTGTTACTTTATTCAATCAATTCAAGTAATTTGATTTAGTGTGTATATACCCATTCAAAATaagtaataatataaaatacctaaagaataataaatataattttattacaatTTCAGAAgtaaaaagtattttaataggtcataaatatttttagaaccaataacaaataataaaataagtaacgGATCgagtatttgaaaaaaattgtaatacTTGATACTTGACTTGTACTTACAAGTAGTAAAATTTACGGACTTGCCACTTGACTCGACAATGTCAAGTGCTTGCTTTTTCAAGCCGAGTACAAGTCAAGTAGCAAGTATTGACCGAGTAACAAGTATGGATGCCCAGCCCTACAGGCTTAAACTAGCAAACTGTATTTAAATAATTCATTAACCCTTGACTGAATTCTGACCAAACCGGTTCATGATTAATAATGGAGACAATTTATCATGTTCTTTGTGTTAAAAAAGTATATTCATATAAACCAAGTTTTGAACGTTACAAACATGTATTACCATACTCTAACTTTTTGAGCAAAATAACATATTCTTATGAGATCCAACCAGATTATATTCGTCTTTACTAATACTTACATAACCATACTTATAAAATTCAAATAGGTTTAGATATAAAACCATAACGGTACATATGACAATACATATACCCAATATCACATACTAAATGTTTACTTTATGACTAATACACATGACAATATCAACTTATTTGATCTGTATATAtcatgaatattttatattcaagAAACTTACCTACTCGATATATTGTACACATTGTATATATGCATGTCTAAAATGAGAagtttatagaaaataaaaccaaaccaaactaatccaattaaatgaataaaccagataaataaaaacatttaaaatatggTACTATTAACATATTCAACCAATTCTTACCATGGAAAGAAGATTAACTAATTAAATGAGAGATCGCTATCTTAACATACAATAAATCCTCATTTTGTTgccatatttttaatttaaaaaactcCAAAATACAAAATCAATGATGATTTTCCATAAGAATTCCAGAATTTTATCTATTTACTTAATTATAGGAATTGATATAAGATTTACAATATTctatgaacaaaaaaattaattgcaaTCATTGAAATGAATATTCTGTGAATAAATCCTACAATTAATCAACCTCCTATAAATATAACCTCATTTAAATGAACATGTGAGTAAAGTCTTCAATTAACCCTACAATTAATCGGCCACTTATTCTGTTACATTTTTAGTCTTGGCTTAAGATAATTGGAAGATTAGAGTTTAACTCACTtgagttataaattttaaatatagtgGCCCATTAAACTAGGCATGCGGGTTCGGGTAGTACGGAATTAGGATAGTTTGATTCGACCAAAATCTGGCCAAATTAAACtgaaatttttttggtttggtttggtattCAGGTAGtttggtttttaaaatttttaccgAAACTAACCGAAGTTTTTTAGTTTCGATTATATTTCAGTTAAAATTTGGTTAACTTCAGGTAATTTTACTGAAACAAAGCAATTACTGAACCGAGAaccaaatgtttttttaaaccTCTTGAATGGAACCAAGCTTCTCACCAAAATTTCAGTTTGCTTCGGTTCAgcgggtttggttcggttcaacATCTCAGGCCTCATTTAAATAGTAATTaaacttatgttttaattatataaataactaaTACCTTCAAATTAGTGTCATAAAATGCcaatttactaaatttattatttttattacttataatttttgataagatatttaaataatatatgagTTACATACAAAACAATTTTCAAGTTAATTGATCTTTCAAAATCATCTAATAATCAAACGCAAATCCAAATAAGTactactaaatatataataagaaccTACAAATACATATTGTGACATTTTTTGAAACGATTAATTAAATGACAAAAATCTAAACTATAATATTATCGTGTTTAAAAAGTCATGTAAACATTTTAAGAGATGGTTGATGTACATATATTTGCACTAATGatataaaaataagaatatatatatatatgaaaatgaatATCCACGCGGTTGCGCgtgttaaaatcaagttttaaattacaaaacaaattttACGAACAGTATGTCTATGTATTTTATGGAGTAGTAGTGGGATTATGGGCTTTAATATATCTATCCCTAATTCtagtatttaaatataatagatTTTAACAGAACAAGAAtatgtaatataattttatccaTCACAACCTAAAAGCTTAGATTtggttatttataattttgcataagctttttattaaatatatttcaaataatactatcataaaatttataaaatgttgtaTGACACAACAtctactaaaatttaaaataaaaaccaaaaatattataatttaaagtattttgaaaaataaatacaaatacatCGAGGAAATTGGACACATATACATAACagaaaaaataagtttatacacataataataaatatgctagaatattatgtatattttatataaaattacatTTCTTACTCTTAATCAACTTCAGCTGTTTGATCATCcatgcatcttttttttttttggtgtaaaaaaAGTGTTTTTACCTCTTTGCCGGGAACCTAAGCATTGTAAATAGTCTGGCGGAAGTTACAGCCGCAACCCCTTTACCACTAGGCCAACTCAACGTTGGTATCATCCATGCATCTTTCatctttttcttgctttttttcttcttttccccttctcaatttatttgatatatatctTTTGGATCAAATATATGTCAACCAAATATTTATCTCGGTAaaaacaaacaatattttttacatatttcataatttgaaaaaaatttaatcggATTTTTTAAAACGTAAATTTCCAGGATGTACATATTGGAAATCAAAATTCACTGAATACCCATGTAACAATACCGAAAAGCGATATGACATTTTGTCATCAGATTTGACCACTTTCACTTTTGTTGCACAATAAATCATAGTTACACTAATATGTGTTATAGTATAGATTCAaaagtttcaaatttaaaattctcTCTCTCACGTGGGAAAAGTGTTGTGATTTTGGAGAGACTGTTAGCCACAGTGTATTAcgtaaggtttttttttttttttttttttttggtaaaagtatTACGTAAGGTTTAGAAAAGTTGTTACTAgtaatcacaaaaataattcAACAACCATGTCAATGTCACTTatgttattttgttattttgtctGCAACTCTTTCAATCTAATCttcttgtataaatatattagatGATAAACTGCAGTTATGCATGGAGTAATTTATATACTAATGTTTtcattaaatagttttaacattttgcaacattacaatttttatcgattgtaaaatgacgaatacaaatgttggtatCTTAAATACATCAttgttgttgaagagttaacgtTAATACAActcatttaattatttttaagacttcatatgcactaaacaaaattaagttttacggctgacacaaatcacaaaaaccagataggcaacatcgattgtaaaatgacgaaagAGATTAGGTTTTGTactctcgatttgtttactattgattCTCCATAAGTGATTTAATTTGctacatttataaaattgtgCTTTCGTATTGTTTCACTAatatgagttttgtttttttcttaacttcTTCTTTGAATTCCGTGAATTACATAAGTTTTAATTTAACAAGAtggacatctgtaaaaattatttttactccatatacatatctaagaatcaaaagtGTATTTCTGGGATTGTCatgatcaaataatttaaaaaataatttatatacataaaagtatatacattagaatacacacataaatcaaaacaaatacctttttatttattttcaatcatgtttttggtaaataaataaaacaatcattttacttactttatatgatatataattattttttagtgatattgacatagatatatatagtattttcaatataaataattaacattggcacttcctactcatatgattttattaatatttgtatatttgttgtaacaaaaatgaaaaccgttaatcaaacaaaaatttatctgagatttatcaatacaaatttcaaaattaaaatattaagatctcaataatttttcaatgcaaaattttaaattaacatatttttatatagtatataatttaatttaaatgatattaatatatatatatacatatatatatatatatattaatgagacttcatattcatacgatttatgatcatttttatCTTGCttgaatagaaaaaaaattaaaccattgatcaaaaaatttCCAGTGTGatatttttaccatttttagtaatttatagtcgttttataaaacttaaaatataacatataagaaaaaaatctaattttttaattatatagttaatgtgattgtttatttccttttaatagtataaaattaaacaaaaaaatagagaagATACAAAATTGTCatcaaatatgttttatttataatcattaattatcacatatatgttaatcatattaagtaattctgtagcttttatttaagaaatgaattaagaatatttttttgtacactAACCAAtttgataattagtttaataaaaaaatataatatttatttatttaaaccaacttatttttctaaagatttgAAGAATCAGTGATGACATTTACCCGATTCTTCTCtgatatattaataaaaagtatagtatatatatatttacatgaaCCAATCTTCCATCAAAATTCTTCTCTGATACAGGATCTCTAGTTTCTAAATTTTGACCCTATACGTGTAGTGTCGTACTCATATCTCTCTAGCTCTCTCTCTTCTACGTTTATGGCAGCGTTAGAGACTGTAGGGCAGTGACAATTCCACCACTTGCGTGTGTAAGCGGAGATAGAATCTTAAAGGGATCTTAAAAGTATCTCCCTTTCTTCttacccatctctctctctattaatGTTTGGGACTCTCGCTTCCGGAGAACTCGAAACCGCCAGATTGAGGCGTGATTTAGGGTTTTCATGCGGTGGTATAAGAATGGAAGGCGAGCAGACGCAGAAACTCGTTGTGGGGTATGCTCTGACTcccaagaagaaaaagagtttCTTGCAGCCCAAGCTTGAAGTCCTGGCTAGGTAACCAAACATAACACAAATGTTACATACATAGTTTTCAAAATTGTGTTACAATCTTCGATGTGTTTCTTGTCCCGAGACGAATGTTCGTTTGATTGGCGTATAATACTGAACCGACAATGTGTTTTCCACTTTTAAAAGGATATTTAGGACTTTGACATTTTCACTAGATTTGGTTCTTGTTTCCTTACTCCTGGTATAGCTATATTGTTTGTTTGCATGATTCTATTGTGGAGGACCATAGCCACTAGCAATTGTCTTGTCATGTGCCATGTTTTTGTCTTTAGCTTGCTTAGACTTACACTAGTATACTTGTGGTATCAGGAACCTTGTTTCTATGGGAATATTCCTTCTTTTTATCCTTTTGGATTAGTCTCTGTTGGAGTTTGACTTTACCCTCCTTTAAAAAAATGCATTtgatatttttccttttctatCGCTTGGAAATCTTCTTCACCCACATGGGTTGTTTTAGTTAGAACTTAGAACAATGACTAACTCTTACTTAAAATTATCTCAAACAAGGATTCTATAGTTCAACCACATCCCACATGGGTGTTTTTAGTTAAAACAATGACTGGTTCTACTTAAAAAATATCATGTTACAGAATCTCTCAAACAAGGATTTTATACTTCAGGGATAAATCTTTCTTAGTGAGTCGGTTTGACGTCTGGTCTAGTACTTTTGCTTCTTTCTAATCACCCCATAGCTTTCaggcttttttctttttacagcAGAGTGTTTGAACAAGTGTTAACAGTACTACGTTTGTATGTCTATTTTAGGAGAAAAGGCATTTGCTTTGTCCCCATTGATTTGAACCGTCCACTCTCTGAACAAGGGCCATTTGATGTCGTTTTGCATAAGGTTTGTGAGAATTATAAGAATGCTTTCAACTGAAcctttttaaatatgtatttctgCTAAAAATCTTATGATTTATGATTCTGCATTTGCAGTTGCTAGGAAAAGAGTGGCAAGATGTTATTGAGGTTAGCGGCTGCCTTTTGGTGTGAGAGTATTTTCCATGTAATGAGACTAGTGTGGCAAACACAATATCTTGTTTGACAATCTCATGTTAGCCTCTCTATGTTTGTAGGATTACCAGCAAAAACACCCGGAAGTGACTGTGCTTGATCCTCCAGGTGCAATACAACGTATACATAATCGACAATCGATGCTTGAGGGTTTGGCAGATTTGAACCTGTCTGATTGCAGTGGTAATAATTCACATTTGTTATTTATACATTAAGATCAACCACTTTTGTAAATTTCTCTATAAGTGATTTTGGTAAATCTTTGTAGGCAGCATTTTTGTTCCAAAGCAAATGGTTGTCTTGAAAGATTCAGCATCTAGTGCTGATAGAGCCGTAGAAGCTGGTCTTAAATTTCCATTAGGTAGAAAAAAtttcaacatatatattatttccaaTAAACTTGGTCCAAACTTGATTCTTGTAACTTTGTTCCAGTTGCAAAGCCACTCTGGATCGACGGAACTGCAAAGTCACATCAGTTGTTCTTAGCTTATGACAGGCGCTCGCTTGCAGAACTTGATCCACCTTTGGTCCTGCAAGAGTTTGTTAATCATGGTACTATTGTGTTTTACGTTACACTTTAGTATGCAATTGTCTCAAACTATAGTATGCATCCTAAATTCACTTTTTGGTGTCTCAAGGTGGAGTTATGTTCAAGGTTTTTGTGGTGGGTGATACTATAAAAGTTGTGAGACGATTCTCTCTACCGAATATTAGTAATTGTGAAAAAGGCAAAGTTGATGGCGTCTTCCAGTTCCCAAGGGTTTCATCTGCTGCTGCTTCAGCCGATAACGCTGACTTGGACCCTAGTGTTGCTGAGCTACCTCCAAAGCCTTTCCTAGAGGCCCTTGCAAAAGAGCTACGAATCTTATTGGTATATAAACTTGCTGCTTCTTCACATTTTTTTGCCAATCAAGTCTGTTTTGTTTTAAGTTGTTGATGCTTTGTTTTGAATAGAGACTTCGGCTTTTCAACATAGACATGATCAGGGAACATGGGAGCAAGAACGTGTTTTATGTTATTGACATCAATTATTTTCCTGGTTTGTATTTGAAGCTTTTCTGTACGTAGTGTGAATATGATTTTGTCAGATAGATGAACTTATTGTCTTTGAAATTACATTTACAGGTTATGCAAAGATGCCAGATTATGAGCAAGTTTTTGTAGATTTCTTCCACGATATGGCGCAAGCCAAACAGAAGAAGAGACATTGTAAATGAAGAGCCTCTGAACTCATGCAAGGAGCTGTGAGAAAAGTATAATGACTAAACTAATGATGGATTTGTACAGAATTAGCTCTCATCCCTTTTGGAAGCTTTATGAGATGACAAGTTTTGATTAGTGATTCTGAGTATTTTTTCAACAACTCAAAACGTTTTAGAGAAGTTGCTAAggattcgaaaaaaaaaaaagaaaaaaaaattgctatAGGATTCATTTTACCACAAAAAGTCATCATCAATATTAGGCCTTACTCCTTAGCAATTGTCATTGAACCCGAAATCTGAACCAAACACTAGCAAGGAAACTTAAAGATTCAATctgcaatatatatattatgtaaaatggTATTTTGAATTACGAATATTATCCAAACTGGAAATGAATCCAAAAGAtactcaaaaaatttgaaaaaccaaaaaaaaaaacttgatctAAAAATTGAAATTAGTATCCAAATAAATagtgaaaacataaataaatatttcaaatatttagttttatgtttattttgacATGATCGAAATATTATTGACTGGAATCGAATGAGTTCAGATCCAGAATAGATATCTGGCATAGATAAATTTAGTTGAATCCAAAT
It encodes:
- the LOC103834460 gene encoding inositol-tetrakisphosphate 1-kinase 2-like encodes the protein MFGTLASGELETARLRRDLGFSCGGIRMEGEQTQKLVVGYALTPKKKKSFLQPKLEVLARRKGICFVPIDLNRPLSEQGPFDVVLHKLLGKEWQDVIEDYQQKHPEVTVLDPPGAIQRIHNRQSMLEGLADLNLSDCSGSIFVPKQMVVLKDSASSADRAVEAGLKFPLVAKPLWIDGTAKSHQLFLAYDRRSLAELDPPLVLQEFVNHGGVMFKVFVVGDTIKVVRRFSLPNISNCEKGKVDGVFQFPRVSSAAASADNADLDPSVAELPPKPFLEALAKELRILLRLRLFNIDMIREHGSKNVFYVIDINYFPGYAKMPDYEQVFVDFFHDMAQAKQKKRHCK